A section of the Cyanobacterium sp. T60_A2020_053 genome encodes:
- the ovoA gene encoding 5-histidylcysteine sulfoxide synthase, producing the protein MKTSARHPVQNQLKIPQLNNCHKLEIIAYFQQAWHLENDVFKSIIDEDIFYKNPDKLRNPLIFYVGHSAVFYINKLVIAGWNIKRINPDYEKIFEMGVDPEYPGELIKIINKLRQYSLKSLENYRQQVYQTIIDLIENTDLDLPITPSSKWWAIIMGIEHQRIHIETSSMLLRQLPLDVLKAPSGWDYLPSLGKPPQQEMITVEGGEVNLGITLEHPFYGWDVDYGSREVEVKPFRVSKYMVTNGEFLDFVRDGGYENPEFWSPEAWKWLNGENRHHPKFWLCEGQFYRYRALFHEFDLPLDYPAEVNHHEAMAFLRYQEAKTGEKYQLMSEAQWHLARQKDDESLTNYNLNLRYHSPNPVAEGAVSDSGIVDLRGNVWEWLGETFTPLSGFTPHYLYEDYSAPFFDNRHYLLVGGAWMTNGTESLPFYRNWFRPHFYQHAGFRLVQN; encoded by the coding sequence ATGAAAACCAGCGCCCGACACCCAGTGCAAAATCAGCTAAAGATACCACAATTAAATAATTGTCATAAATTAGAAATTATTGCTTACTTTCAACAGGCATGGCATTTAGAAAATGATGTATTTAAAAGTATTATTGATGAAGATATTTTTTATAAAAATCCTGATAAACTGCGTAACCCTTTAATTTTTTATGTTGGACATTCTGCCGTATTTTATATTAATAAATTAGTGATAGCAGGTTGGAATATTAAAAGGATTAACCCTGACTACGAAAAGATATTTGAGATGGGAGTCGATCCAGAATATCCCGGAGAATTAATAAAAATCATTAATAAATTACGTCAATATTCTCTAAAAAGTTTGGAGAATTATCGTCAACAAGTTTACCAAACTATTATTGACTTAATTGAAAATACTGATCTTGATTTACCCATTACTCCTAGTAGTAAATGGTGGGCAATAATCATGGGTATTGAGCATCAAAGAATCCACATTGAAACCTCATCAATGTTATTAAGACAATTACCATTAGACGTATTAAAAGCGCCCTCCGGCTGGGATTATCTTCCCTCTTTAGGTAAACCACCCCAACAGGAAATGATTACCGTTGAGGGTGGAGAAGTGAATTTAGGTATTACCTTAGAACATCCTTTTTATGGTTGGGATGTAGATTATGGTAGTAGAGAAGTGGAAGTAAAACCATTTCGAGTGAGTAAATATATGGTGACAAATGGAGAATTTCTCGATTTTGTCAGAGATGGAGGCTATGAAAACCCCGAATTTTGGTCTCCAGAGGCTTGGAAATGGTTGAATGGCGAAAATCGTCATCATCCTAAGTTTTGGCTGTGTGAGGGGCAATTTTATCGGTATCGGGCGCTTTTTCATGAGTTTGATTTACCCTTAGATTATCCTGCGGAAGTTAATCATCATGAAGCTATGGCATTTTTACGGTATCAAGAAGCCAAAACGGGGGAAAAGTATCAATTGATGTCGGAGGCACAATGGCATTTGGCACGTCAAAAAGATGATGAGTCTCTGACTAACTATAATCTCAATTTACGTTATCATTCCCCTAATCCCGTGGCGGAGGGCGCTGTTAGTGACAGTGGTATCGTGGATTTGCGTGGTAATGTTTGGGAATGGTTAGGGGAAACTTTCACCCCCCTATCAGGATTTACTCCTCATTATCTCTATGAAGATTATTCAGCGCCCTTTTTTGATAACCGACATTATCTATTGGTGGGGGGCGCTTGGATGACTAACGGCACAGAATCACTACCTTTTTATCGTAATTGGTTTCGCCCCCATTTTTATCAACACGCTGGGTTTAGATTAGTCCAAAATTAA
- a CDS encoding universal stress protein: protein MEQVSSTHETSAPRPSFQRILVALEYPLTSSEILAVALDIAEKYQGNLMMCHCLEENLAPHSEMLMPSMISTGIYSAEIWEVEAEVFAEHRDKIRTWLHSLNEETQSKGIQSDYVCLTGNTGAEIVALAKDWGADLIVTGRRGRKGLSEAFLGSVSNYVFHHASCPVLVVQHQDNG from the coding sequence ATGGAACAAGTATCATCGACTCATGAAACCAGCGCCCCTCGCCCTTCTTTTCAAAGGATTTTAGTAGCCTTAGAATATCCTTTAACTAGCTCAGAAATATTAGCAGTCGCCTTAGATATAGCCGAAAAATATCAAGGGAATTTAATGATGTGTCATTGCTTAGAAGAAAATTTAGCTCCTCATTCAGAAATGTTAATGCCTTCCATGATTAGCACCGGTATTTATTCGGCGGAAATCTGGGAGGTGGAAGCGGAAGTTTTTGCCGAGCATCGAGATAAAATTAGAACTTGGTTACACTCCCTCAATGAAGAAACCCAAAGCAAAGGTATCCAAAGCGATTATGTTTGCTTGACTGGGAATACGGGCGCTGAAATTGTCGCTCTCGCTAAAGACTGGGGCGCTGATCTAATTGTCACCGGTAGAAGGGGTAGAAAGGGCTTATCAGAAGCCTTTTTGGGTAGTGTTAGTAATTATGTCTTTCACCATGCTTCCTGCCCTGTTTTAGTCGTACAACATCAAGACAATGGATAA
- the glgB gene encoding 1,4-alpha-glucan branching enzyme: MPSNISQHQVEQIVNNLHHDPFEILGSHLLSDDGESKIYIVRAYLPKATEAYVISPENRIEFEMQSRFHPHFFECEIEIEELDNYQLRVKEGDQEKVIYDPYQFKSQTITDFDLYLFKEGNHHRIYEKLGAHSIVQNGVKGVYFAVWAPSARNVSVLGDFNNWDGREHQMRKIDNIIWELFIPDVATGAHYKYEIKNWEGHIYEKSDPFGFAQEVRPKTASIVADLDSYQWHDQEWLEKRRNTDPLSQPISVYEMHIGSWLHTSKEQPPKHYGEKTEMTTASDLKPDARFLTYYELAEALIPYIKELGYTHIELLPIAEHPFDGSWGYQVTGYYAPTSRYGTPEDLMYFIDQCHLNGIGVIVDWVPGHFPKDGHGLAFFDGTHLFEHGDPRKGEHKGWGTLVFNYGRNEVRNFLVANALFWFDKYHIDGIRVDAVASMLYLDYDRENGEWVANDYGGRENIEAVDFLRQVNSTIFGYFPGILSIAEESTSWAMVSRPAYMGGLGFNMKWNMGWMHDMLDYFAMDSWFRQFHQNNITFSMWYHHSENYMLALSHDEIVHGKSNMIGKMPGDEWQKFANLRALFSYMFAHPGKKTMFMSMEFGQWSEWNVWTDLEWHLLQYESHGKLKGFFKNLNALYKSQPALYDNDFTKEGFQWIDCSDNRHSVVSFLRRAKNSDDFIVVVCNFTPQPHSHYRVGVPEMGFYTEIFNSDSKDYGGSNMGNLGGKWTEEWPFHTYSQSLDLCLPPLGVLMLKLDRDAVVS; the protein is encoded by the coding sequence ATGCCTAGTAACATTAGTCAACACCAAGTAGAACAAATTGTTAATAATCTACATCATGACCCTTTTGAGATTTTAGGCTCACACCTATTATCCGATGACGGAGAAAGTAAAATTTACATAGTAAGAGCCTATTTACCGAAAGCCACAGAGGCTTATGTCATATCTCCAGAAAATCGCATTGAGTTTGAGATGCAGTCTCGTTTTCATCCCCATTTTTTTGAATGTGAAATTGAAATTGAAGAATTAGATAATTATCAATTAAGAGTAAAGGAAGGAGATCAAGAAAAGGTTATTTATGATCCCTATCAGTTTAAATCTCAAACTATTACTGATTTTGACCTCTACTTATTCAAGGAAGGTAATCACCATCGCATTTATGAAAAATTAGGAGCGCACTCCATCGTCCAAAATGGCGTTAAAGGGGTATATTTTGCCGTTTGGGCGCCCTCCGCCCGTAATGTTTCCGTTTTGGGTGATTTTAACAATTGGGACGGCAGAGAGCATCAAATGCGTAAAATAGATAATATTATTTGGGAATTATTTATTCCTGATGTGGCGACGGGCGCTCATTATAAGTATGAAATCAAAAACTGGGAAGGGCATATTTACGAAAAATCAGACCCTTTTGGCTTTGCCCAAGAAGTGCGCCCCAAAACCGCTTCCATTGTTGCCGATTTAGACTCCTATCAGTGGCATGATCAAGAATGGCTCGAAAAAAGACGCAATACCGATCCCCTTTCTCAACCCATTTCCGTCTATGAAATGCACATCGGTTCATGGCTTCATACTTCCAAGGAACAACCGCCCAAGCACTACGGCGAAAAAACCGAAATGACCACCGCATCTGATCTCAAACCTGATGCCCGTTTTCTCACCTACTACGAATTAGCAGAAGCCCTCATCCCTTATATTAAAGAATTAGGCTATACTCATATTGAGTTATTACCCATCGCTGAACATCCCTTCGATGGCTCTTGGGGTTATCAAGTTACAGGATACTACGCTCCTACTTCTCGCTATGGCACACCCGAAGACTTGATGTACTTTATCGATCAATGCCATCTTAACGGTATTGGGGTAATTGTGGATTGGGTACCCGGTCATTTCCCTAAAGATGGTCATGGTTTAGCCTTCTTTGATGGTACACACTTATTTGAACACGGCGATCCTCGCAAGGGTGAACATAAAGGATGGGGTACATTAGTATTTAACTATGGACGAAATGAAGTCCGTAATTTTCTAGTGGCAAACGCGCTATTTTGGTTTGACAAATACCATATTGACGGAATCCGAGTTGATGCGGTAGCTTCCATGTTGTACCTCGATTATGACCGAGAAAATGGGGAATGGGTAGCCAATGACTATGGTGGCAGAGAAAATATTGAAGCAGTGGACTTTTTAAGGCAAGTTAACAGCACCATTTTTGGTTACTTCCCCGGTATCTTATCTATTGCCGAGGAGTCCACCTCTTGGGCAATGGTTTCTCGTCCTGCCTACATGGGCGGTTTAGGCTTTAACATGAAATGGAACATGGGCTGGATGCACGATATGCTAGACTATTTCGCCATGGATTCTTGGTTTCGTCAGTTTCATCAAAATAACATCACTTTCAGTATGTGGTATCACCATAGTGAAAACTATATGTTAGCGCTCTCCCATGATGAAATAGTCCATGGTAAAAGTAATATGATCGGCAAAATGCCGGGAGATGAATGGCAAAAATTTGCTAATTTACGCGCTTTATTTAGTTATATGTTTGCGCATCCGGGCAAAAAAACCATGTTTATGAGTATGGAATTTGGGCAGTGGAGTGAGTGGAATGTTTGGACAGATTTAGAATGGCATCTTTTACAGTATGAATCCCACGGTAAATTAAAGGGATTTTTTAAAAATCTGAACGCTTTATATAAGTCTCAACCTGCTTTGTATGATAATGATTTCACAAAAGAAGGTTTCCAGTGGATTGACTGTAGCGATAATCGTCATAGTGTGGTTTCTTTTCTCCGTCGCGCCAAAAATAGTGATGATTTTATCGTCGTTGTCTGTAATTTTACCCCTCAACCCCATAGCCATTATCGAGTAGGTGTGCCTGAAATGGGATTTTATACCGAAATCTTTAACAGTGATTCTAAAGACTACGGTGGTAGTAATATGGGTAATTTGGGGGGAAAATGGACTGAGGAATGGCCTTTCCATACTTATTCTCAATCTCTCGATCTTTGTTTACCTCCTTTAGGTGTTTTGATGTTAAAACTAGATCGTGACGCTGTAGTTAGTTAA
- a CDS encoding elongation factor G, with the protein MKKDLSKYRNIGIFAHVDAGKTTTTERILKLTGKIHKIGEVHDGAATTDFMEQEQERGITIQSAATSCFWKDYQFNIIDTPGHVDFTIEVYRSLKVLDGGIGVFCGSGGVEPQSETNWRYANDSKVARIIYVNKLDRTGANFFNVVKQVKEILAATPLVMVLPIGIENDFKGMVDLLTRKAWIWDDSGDPMNYTVEDVPEDMKDEVEMYREQLIETAVEQNDELMEKYLEGEEIAVEDIKACIRKGTRELAFFPTYCGSSFKNKGVQLVLDAVIDYLPAPDEVNPQPIVDLDGNETGEFAKVDPDETLKALAFKIMDDRYGALTFTRIYSGKLEKGMTILNTATGKTERVGRIVEMHANDRIEIDQAQAGDIVAIVGMKNIQTGHTLCDPNHPATLEPMVFPDPVISISIKPKQKGGNEKMGMALSKMVQEDPSFYVETDQESGETIIKGMGELHLDIKVDILKRTHGVEVEVGKPQVAYRESITKVVNDSYTHKKQSGGSGQFGRIDYTIEPGEPGTGFQFESKVTGGNVPREFWPAVQKGFENSIVKGVLAGYPCVDLKVTLTDGSFHPVDSSAIAFEIAAKAGYRQSIPKAGPQILEPIMNVDVFTPEDHIGDVIGDLNRRRGMIKSQSTTPMGVRIKAEAPLSEMFGYIGDLRTMTSGRGQFSMEFDHYAPCPRNIADQVITEAKERELALAK; encoded by the coding sequence ATGAAGAAAGACCTTAGCAAATATAGAAATATTGGGATTTTTGCCCACGTTGACGCTGGTAAAACCACCACTACAGAAAGAATCCTTAAATTAACTGGTAAAATTCACAAAATCGGTGAAGTACATGACGGTGCAGCTACCACCGACTTTATGGAACAAGAACAGGAAAGAGGTATTACCATTCAATCCGCCGCCACAAGCTGTTTTTGGAAAGATTATCAATTTAATATTATTGATACTCCCGGTCACGTTGACTTTACCATCGAAGTATATCGTTCTCTCAAAGTTCTTGACGGCGGTATTGGTGTATTTTGCGGTTCTGGTGGGGTTGAGCCTCAATCAGAAACCAACTGGCGTTATGCCAACGATTCCAAAGTAGCTCGGATCATCTATGTTAATAAATTAGACAGGACAGGCGCTAATTTCTTCAATGTTGTTAAACAAGTTAAAGAAATTTTAGCAGCTACTCCTTTGGTCATGGTTTTACCCATCGGTATTGAAAATGACTTTAAAGGTATGGTGGACTTATTAACCCGTAAGGCTTGGATATGGGATGATTCGGGAGACCCCATGAACTATACCGTTGAGGATGTTCCCGAAGACATGAAAGACGAGGTCGAAATGTATCGTGAACAGTTAATCGAAACTGCAGTAGAACAAAATGATGAACTCATGGAAAAATATCTCGAAGGAGAAGAAATCGCCGTTGAGGATATTAAAGCCTGTATCCGCAAAGGTACTCGTGAATTAGCTTTCTTCCCCACTTATTGCGGTTCTTCTTTCAAAAATAAAGGGGTACAATTAGTTCTTGATGCAGTAATTGACTATCTCCCAGCGCCCGACGAAGTTAACCCACAACCAATCGTGGATTTAGATGGTAATGAAACTGGTGAATTTGCCAAAGTTGATCCCGATGAAACTTTAAAAGCCTTAGCTTTCAAAATCATGGATGATCGCTACGGCGCCTTAACCTTTACTCGTATTTACTCTGGTAAGTTGGAGAAAGGTATGACTATCCTTAATACCGCCACTGGTAAAACAGAACGGGTGGGCAGAATTGTGGAAATGCACGCCAATGATCGTATTGAAATCGATCAAGCCCAAGCCGGTGATATTGTTGCCATCGTGGGCATGAAAAACATTCAAACTGGTCATACTCTTTGTGATCCCAATCATCCTGCCACCCTAGAACCAATGGTATTCCCCGATCCCGTTATCTCCATTTCTATTAAGCCTAAGCAAAAAGGCGGTAATGAGAAAATGGGTATGGCATTAAGTAAAATGGTACAAGAAGACCCCTCTTTTTATGTAGAAACCGATCAGGAAAGCGGTGAAACCATCATTAAAGGCATGGGAGAATTGCACCTCGATATTAAAGTGGACATTCTCAAACGTACCCACGGGGTAGAAGTGGAAGTCGGTAAACCTCAAGTAGCTTACCGTGAATCCATCACTAAAGTGGTTAATGATAGCTACACCCACAAGAAGCAGTCTGGAGGTTCTGGACAATTTGGACGTATTGACTACACCATCGAGCCGGGCGAACCGGGTACAGGCTTCCAGTTTGAATCTAAAGTTACTGGAGGTAACGTTCCCCGTGAGTTTTGGCCCGCCGTGCAAAAAGGTTTTGAAAACAGTATCGTCAAAGGTGTTTTAGCTGGTTATCCTTGTGTTGACCTTAAAGTCACTTTAACCGATGGTTCTTTCCACCCCGTGGACTCTAGTGCCATTGCGTTTGAAATTGCTGCCAAAGCTGGTTATCGTCAATCTATTCCTAAAGCAGGTCCTCAAATCTTAGAACCGATTATGAATGTGGATGTTTTCACCCCTGAAGATCACATTGGTGATGTCATTGGTGATCTTAACCGTCGTCGTGGCATGATTAAGTCTCAAAGTACCACTCCTATGGGTGTGAGAATTAAAGCAGAAGCGCCTTTGAGTGAGATGTTTGGTTACATCGGTGATTTGCGTACCATGACTTCTGGGCGTGGTCAATTCTCTATGGAGTTTGATCATTATGCTCCTTGTCCGAGAAATATTGCCGATCAGGTGATTACAGAAGCGAAAGAGCGTGAATTAGCTTTAGCTAAATAA
- a CDS encoding transporter substrate-binding domain-containing protein: protein MKYQLLGKNIGNKLNIKIAVLSFLTKNLLIKSISITSALLLLSQLPVNAQNILKEIENTGILKVGIADNAIPFGYRDDNQELRGICLEFVKLIQKNLTVILNRQSITTQVYVSNLKNRFQLVNDGVVYLECGANTIREIEGYNVTFSDPFFITGLQFLTKKNQVNNINSTNNNLRLGALNNTTTADYLSQQFSQANLRLFDGANGAKQGGRALENNRIDAFASDGILLVGIALSLNLPLNGEYEIVPKIPLTCEKYGVILPANDPLWNDFINQIIMSVEPENIMGAWLNFAEDSVKESPDCSL, encoded by the coding sequence ATGAAATATCAATTATTAGGGAAAAATATCGGCAATAAATTGAATATTAAAATTGCAGTCTTAAGTTTTCTCACCAAAAACTTACTAATTAAGTCTATTAGTATCACCAGCGCCCTTCTCCTTTTATCCCAATTACCGGTAAATGCTCAAAATATTTTGAAAGAAATTGAAAATACAGGGATATTAAAAGTAGGCATTGCTGATAATGCCATTCCTTTTGGCTACCGAGACGACAATCAAGAATTAAGGGGAATTTGCCTTGAGTTTGTAAAATTAATTCAAAAAAATTTGACTGTTATTCTTAATCGCCAAAGTATCACTACTCAAGTTTATGTTTCTAACCTTAAAAATCGTTTTCAATTAGTCAATGATGGTGTGGTATATTTAGAATGTGGAGCTAATACCATCAGAGAAATTGAGGGTTATAACGTTACATTTTCTGACCCTTTTTTTATAACAGGATTACAATTTTTAACTAAAAAAAATCAAGTTAATAATATTAATTCGACTAATAATAATTTACGGTTAGGGGCGCTGAATAATACCACCACTGCCGACTATTTAAGCCAACAATTTTCCCAAGCTAATTTACGTCTTTTTGATGGTGCTAACGGTGCAAAACAAGGGGGGAGGGCGCTGGAAAACAATAGAATAGATGCTTTTGCCAGTGACGGTATTTTATTAGTTGGTATTGCCTTATCTTTAAATTTGCCACTAAATGGAGAATATGAAATAGTGCCAAAAATACCTTTAACTTGTGAAAAATACGGAGTTATTCTACCAGCAAATGATCCCTTATGGAATGATTTTATTAATCAAATTATTATGTCTGTAGAACCCGAAAACATAATGGGCGCTTGGTTAAACTTTGCTGAAGATTCCGTTAAGGAATCTCCAGATTGTAGCCTATAA
- the rimM gene encoding ribosome maturation factor RimM: protein MDIDDLLEIGTIVAPQGLKGKLKVRITTDFPERFEQKGERWLKIPNQAPVAVELIKGQEVPGKGIYVISLAGVEDRTGAEKLKGATLYVDKNQRPSLASDEYHVNDLIGLEVYNQQNGENIGIVTDVFSAGNDILEVTLHKQPDIDTTPEKDLSQISRISKRKKLKPKQNKPVTVLIPFVKEIVPIIDLEQKIVKIDPPLGLLKEEEAIIMDNE from the coding sequence TTGGATATTGACGACTTATTGGAAATTGGCACGATTGTAGCGCCCCAAGGATTGAAAGGAAAACTAAAAGTAAGAATAACCACTGATTTTCCCGAAAGATTTGAACAAAAAGGAGAAAGATGGTTAAAAATCCCTAATCAAGCGCCCGTCGCCGTAGAATTAATCAAAGGGCAAGAAGTGCCGGGAAAAGGAATATATGTCATTAGTTTAGCAGGAGTGGAAGATAGGACGGGCGCTGAAAAATTGAAAGGTGCGACATTATATGTAGATAAAAACCAGCGCCCTTCCCTTGCCAGTGACGAGTATCATGTGAATGATTTAATTGGTTTAGAAGTTTACAACCAACAAAACGGCGAAAATATTGGTATCGTTACGGATGTTTTCAGTGCAGGAAATGATATTTTGGAAGTGACACTACATAAACAGCCCGACATCGACACCACCCCAGAAAAAGATTTAAGCCAAATCAGTCGCATTTCTAAACGCAAAAAACTTAAACCGAAACAAAATAAACCCGTAACCGTTTTAATTCCTTTTGTTAAAGAAATAGTGCCGATTATCGATTTAGAACAAAAAATCGTTAAAATTGATCCTCCTTTGGGCTTATTAAAAGAGGAAGAGGCTATCATAATGGACAATGAATAA
- the sir gene encoding sulfite reductase, ferredoxin dependent, translating into MTDSITIPKKPSKVEVMKENSNFLREPVATELLQDTTHFSEDAIQILKFHGSYQQDNRDNRIKGQEKDYQFMLRTRSPGGFIPPQLFLALDQLSEEYGNHTLRVTTRQGYQIHGILKKNLKTVISSIVKSMGSTLGACGDLNRNVMAPPAPYKDRPEYQYAWEYADKIADLLTPQTGAYYEIWLDGEKVISAEEAPEVKEARQKNGNGTIFHDSIEPIYGTHYMPRKFKCCVTVPGDNSIDVYTHDVSLVVITNDAGELEGFNVLAGGGLGRTHRKEDTFARSADEIGYVAKDDIFDLVKAIVATQRDYGNRVDRRHSRMKYLINDWGVEKFRSQLEEFFGKKIEPFKSLPDWKYEDYLGWHDQGDGKKFLGISVENGRVKNDGTFQLKSALQQIIAKYELPTRLTANHNIILYEIDPQWQKDINAILKKNGVETDVKKVNHLTRYAMACPALPTCGLATTESERILPSILERMDTLLAKLGMAKETFVIRMTGCPNGCARPYMAEIGFVGSAPDTYQIWLGGCPNQTRLAQVYVEKLNISELETFFEPLLVFFRDNKQKAETFGQFCHRVGFDALGQFAAQYDPTTYKVTKKRRNRKSEHRITVNEDWYQTLKATSQAENLPMSDIVGRALEAYFK; encoded by the coding sequence ATGACAGACAGTATAACTATCCCTAAAAAACCCTCCAAAGTGGAGGTAATGAAAGAAAATAGTAACTTTTTAAGAGAACCTGTAGCTACAGAATTACTACAAGATACTACGCATTTTAGTGAAGATGCCATCCAAATTCTCAAATTCCATGGCTCATACCAACAAGATAACCGAGATAATCGCATCAAAGGACAAGAAAAAGATTATCAATTCATGTTGCGCACCCGTAGCCCCGGCGGTTTCATCCCACCGCAACTATTTCTCGCCCTTGATCAACTCAGCGAAGAATATGGTAATCACACCCTTAGAGTTACCACTCGTCAAGGTTATCAAATTCACGGTATCCTGAAAAAAAATCTCAAAACCGTGATTAGTAGTATTGTTAAAAGTATGGGGTCAACTTTAGGCGCTTGTGGTGATTTAAACCGTAATGTCATGGCGCCCCCCGCCCCTTACAAAGATCGTCCAGAATATCAATATGCGTGGGAATATGCCGATAAAATTGCCGATTTATTGACACCGCAGACGGGCGCTTATTATGAAATCTGGTTAGACGGTGAAAAAGTAATTAGCGCCGAAGAAGCGCCCGAAGTAAAAGAAGCGCGCCAGAAAAATGGCAACGGCACAATTTTCCATGACTCCATCGAACCAATTTACGGTACTCATTATATGCCACGCAAATTCAAATGTTGCGTCACCGTGCCGGGAGATAACTCCATTGATGTTTATACCCATGATGTCAGTTTAGTAGTAATTACTAACGATGCAGGAGAATTAGAAGGGTTTAACGTCTTAGCTGGAGGCGGTTTAGGGCGCACCCACCGCAAGGAAGATACTTTCGCCCGTAGTGCTGACGAAATCGGTTATGTTGCTAAAGATGACATTTTTGATCTTGTCAAAGCCATTGTAGCCACCCAAAGGGATTACGGCAATAGAGTTGATCGCCGTCACTCTCGCATGAAATATTTAATTAATGATTGGGGTGTAGAAAAATTCCGCAGTCAATTAGAAGAATTTTTTGGTAAAAAAATCGAGCCTTTCAAATCCCTTCCTGACTGGAAATATGAAGATTATTTGGGATGGCACGATCAAGGTGACGGTAAAAAATTCTTGGGCATTTCCGTAGAAAATGGTAGAGTAAAAAATGATGGTACATTTCAACTAAAAAGCGCCCTCCAACAAATCATCGCTAAGTATGAATTACCCACGCGCTTAACGGCAAATCATAACATCATTCTTTATGAAATCGATCCCCAATGGCAAAAAGATATTAACGCCATTCTCAAGAAAAATGGTGTAGAAACAGACGTTAAGAAAGTCAATCACTTAACCCGTTATGCCATGGCTTGTCCAGCTTTGCCTACCTGCGGTTTAGCTACTACAGAATCTGAGCGCATTTTACCTAGTATTTTAGAGCGTATGGATACCCTGTTGGCTAAATTAGGCATGGCAAAAGAAACCTTTGTAATTCGCATGACAGGCTGTCCTAACGGTTGCGCGCGCCCCTACATGGCGGAAATTGGCTTTGTGGGTTCAGCGCCCGACACCTATCAAATCTGGCTGGGTGGTTGCCCTAATCAAACGAGACTCGCTCAGGTATATGTAGAAAAACTGAATATCAGTGAGTTAGAGACATTTTTTGAGCCTCTACTGGTGTTTTTCCGTGATAATAAGCAAAAAGCGGAGACTTTTGGTCAATTTTGCCATCGTGTGGGTTTCGATGCTTTAGGTCAATTTGCGGCGCAATACGATCCTACTACATACAAAGTTACCAAAAAACGCCGTAATCGCAAAAGTGAACATCGCATCACCGTTAACGAAGACTGGTATCAAACTTTGAAAGCCACTTCTCAAGCTGAAAATTTGCCCATGAGTGACATTGTGGGGAGGGCGCTGGAAGCCTATTTTAAATAA
- the lepB gene encoding signal peptidase I: METKSSVKQQVKENILIITAGLILALLIRIFIAEPRYIPSESMLPTLAIGDRIVVEKITPHFSTPHFQDIIVFTPPPQLQVLGYDSSQAFIKRVMGASGDTIAVHDGMVYVNDQPIAEDYTLESPNYELAPITIPEGYIFVMGDNRNNSNDSHIWGFLPENYIIGRAIFRFWPLAGFGYL; the protein is encoded by the coding sequence ATGGAAACCAAGTCATCGGTAAAACAACAGGTTAAAGAAAATATTTTAATTATCACTGCTGGATTAATTCTAGCGTTACTAATTAGAATATTTATCGCCGAACCTCGTTATATTCCTTCTGAGTCTATGTTACCGACTTTAGCTATCGGAGATCGCATTGTGGTAGAAAAAATTACCCCTCATTTTTCTACTCCCCATTTTCAAGATATTATCGTTTTCACTCCTCCGCCACAGTTACAAGTTCTCGGTTATGATTCTAGTCAGGCTTTTATAAAAAGGGTGATGGGCGCTTCGGGAGATACCATTGCAGTTCATGATGGCATGGTTTATGTTAATGATCAACCCATTGCGGAAGATTACACTCTCGAATCCCCCAACTATGAATTAGCGCCCATAACTATCCCTGAAGGTTATATTTTTGTCATGGGAGATAATCGTAATAACAGTAATGACTCTCATATTTGGGGTTTTTTACCAGAAAACTATATCATCGGTAGGGCAATATTTCGCTTTTGGCCTCTTGCTGGTTTTGGTTATCTTTAA